Proteins encoded by one window of Deinococcus radiodurans R1 = ATCC 13939 = DSM 20539:
- a CDS encoding FUSC family protein produces MTGPASSRLPVWPPGLPRPERRDRWPAQRIAVGVGAPLLLLLALGRADLTVYAAFGAFTGIYGRGEPLGERARHQALAGLLLVTCVGLGVLTAGSASPWTVMWVGALVAAFGAVLATVWHLRPAGSLFFVFAVGTVGALPHPAPLPLALAVSGGAAALSVALGALGAWHSTRARPHELAAPPPHDQQPSELMSAGLRFFVAVGLAGALGLLSGLGHVAWAMVSAAVPMTALNQRMRVQRSLHRVAGTALGLGLSAVLLWPTLPGWGTVLVVMVLQWLAELFVARHYGLTMVFVTPLALLMNQLAHRVPPGELLLSRAAETVIGSLVGVLVVLATRPRRER; encoded by the coding sequence TTGACCGGCCCTGCTTCTTCCCGGTTGCCCGTGTGGCCGCCCGGCCTGCCGCGTCCCGAGCGCCGTGACCGCTGGCCCGCGCAGCGCATCGCGGTGGGGGTGGGCGCCCCGCTGCTGCTGCTGCTCGCGCTGGGGCGGGCAGACCTGACGGTGTATGCGGCTTTCGGCGCCTTTACCGGCATCTATGGCCGGGGCGAACCGCTCGGCGAGCGGGCACGGCATCAGGCTCTCGCGGGCCTGCTGCTCGTGACCTGCGTCGGTCTGGGCGTGCTCACGGCGGGGTCGGCCAGCCCCTGGACCGTCATGTGGGTGGGGGCGCTGGTGGCGGCGTTCGGCGCGGTGCTCGCCACGGTGTGGCACCTGCGGCCCGCCGGCTCGCTGTTTTTCGTCTTCGCGGTGGGGACGGTGGGAGCGCTGCCGCACCCGGCGCCCTTGCCGCTGGCCCTCGCGGTGTCGGGGGGCGCGGCGGCGCTGAGCGTGGCGCTGGGCGCCCTCGGCGCGTGGCACTCGACGCGGGCGCGTCCGCACGAACTCGCCGCGCCGCCGCCCCATGACCAGCAGCCGTCCGAACTGATGAGCGCCGGCCTGCGCTTTTTTGTCGCGGTGGGGCTGGCCGGCGCTCTGGGCCTGCTCAGCGGGCTGGGGCACGTGGCGTGGGCGATGGTGTCGGCGGCGGTGCCGATGACCGCGCTCAACCAGCGGATGCGGGTGCAGCGCTCCTTGCACCGGGTGGCGGGCACGGCGCTGGGGCTGGGGCTTTCGGCAGTGCTGCTGTGGCCCACGCTGCCGGGCTGGGGCACCGTGCTGGTGGTGATGGTGCTGCAATGGCTCGCCGAACTGTTCGTGGCGCGGCACTACGGCCTGACGATGGTGTTCGTCACCCCGCTCGCCCTGCTGATGAACCAGCTCGCGCACCGTGTGCCGCCGGGCGAACTGCTGCTCAGCCGCGCCGCCGAGACGGTCATCGGCTCACTCGTCGGCGTGCTGGTGGTGCTGGCGACCCGGCCCCGGCGCGAGCGCTGA
- a CDS encoding HpcH/HpaI aldolase/citrate lyase family protein, translating to MSAKPLRSLLYVPGDKPRAIEKARTLGADAVILDLEDAVAPEHKGAARANVQAALAESWPCPVLVRVNGLGTEWEHADREMALLAGVDGLVLPKVEEGRSVTELHLRVPLWAMIETPRGVLNAPAIAAAPGVAGLLVGANDLARALRTQPQPERLPLLHALSAVVLAARAAGKLPIDAVYNDVRDPAGFVRECEQGRTLGFAGKTVIHPDQVAAANSAFGVSDEQAQAARDLLAAWDAARQEGKSVATWRGALVEQMHVDEAHEQLALWEAGRR from the coding sequence GTGAGCGCTAAGCCGCTGCGCTCGCTGCTCTACGTGCCCGGCGACAAGCCGCGCGCCATCGAAAAGGCCCGCACGCTCGGCGCCGACGCGGTGATTCTGGACCTCGAAGACGCGGTGGCCCCCGAACACAAGGGCGCGGCGCGGGCGAACGTGCAGGCCGCGCTCGCCGAGTCCTGGCCCTGCCCGGTGCTGGTGCGGGTGAACGGCCTGGGCACGGAGTGGGAACACGCCGACCGCGAGATGGCGCTGCTCGCCGGGGTGGACGGGCTGGTGCTGCCGAAAGTGGAAGAGGGGCGCAGCGTGACCGAGCTGCATCTGCGCGTACCGCTGTGGGCGATGATCGAGACACCGCGTGGGGTGCTGAACGCCCCGGCGATTGCGGCGGCCCCCGGTGTGGCGGGGCTGCTGGTCGGCGCCAACGACCTTGCCCGCGCCCTGCGGACCCAGCCCCAGCCCGAGCGCTTGCCGCTGCTGCACGCTCTCTCCGCCGTGGTCCTGGCCGCGCGGGCGGCGGGCAAACTGCCGATTGACGCCGTGTACAACGACGTGCGCGACCCCGCCGGCTTTGTGCGTGAGTGCGAGCAGGGGCGCACGCTGGGCTTCGCGGGCAAGACCGTCATTCACCCGGACCAGGTGGCGGCGGCCAACAGCGCGTTTGGGGTCTCCGACGAGCAGGCGCAGGCGGCCCGCGACCTGCTGGCGGCCTGGGACGCGGCGCGGCAGGAGGGCAAAAGCGTGGCGACCTGGCGCGGCGCCTTGGTGGAGCAGATGCACGTGGACGAGGCGCACGAGCAACTCGCGCTGTGGGAGGCCGGACGGCGTTGA